One window of the Desulfovibrio litoralis DSM 11393 genome contains the following:
- a CDS encoding TRAP transporter small permease — MWKRTLKYLDNMELALCGVMLFSIIGLQFIQVIARFGFGRSIGWAEELSRFALLALVYISAAIGARYNTHIRVSAHLKKLPYSIRLACATLSSLIWLAFNLVVIYYCIEYIQMMARRPQISGALLIDLRWIFAIIPLGFALQSIRIIQLWVIMIKDRDFSPLFHAGDD, encoded by the coding sequence ATGTGGAAAAGAACCTTAAAATATCTTGATAATATGGAACTCGCCCTATGTGGTGTAATGTTGTTCAGTATTATCGGATTACAGTTTATTCAAGTTATCGCCAGATTTGGATTTGGGCGTTCAATAGGTTGGGCGGAAGAATTATCGCGTTTTGCCTTACTCGCTCTTGTTTATATCTCGGCGGCTATTGGTGCAAGATACAATACTCATATACGGGTTAGTGCCCATCTTAAAAAACTTCCGTATTCAATACGCCTTGCTTGTGCAACGTTATCTTCGCTCATTTGGCTGGCGTTTAATCTTGTTGTTATTTATTATTGCATTGAATATATTCAGATGATGGCAAGAAGACCACAAATTTCCGGTGCTTTGTTAATTGATTTGCGTTGGATTTTTGCAATTATTCCTCTGGGTTTTGCCCTGCAAAGTATCCGCATTATACAGCTTTGGGTAATTATGATAAAAGACAGGGATTTTTCTCCACTATTTCATGCAGGAGATGACTAA